A genomic segment from Gemmatimonadota bacterium encodes:
- a CDS encoding sialidase, with the protein MHNRSIFLIAATIGIATTLGPASAVAQRTGPPNRGLETEPFAFEYMGPANGGRIASVSGVAGDPRTWYMGSASGGVWKSSDSGRTFVPVFDSMDVQAIGALATAPSEPGTVWAGTGEAWAIRDADVMGDGIYKSTDAGKTWKNMGLRETGRIGRIIVNPTNANIVFVCALGRTTGPQQERGVYRTTDGGKSWTRVLFVDDGTGCSGLSMDAHDPNVVFAGMWQVVMHTWVMLGGGPSSGLYVTRDGGNTWSKLTDPGLPKSPLGKIDVAVAPTNSNRVYALIQTADQGSVWRSDDAGRTWKNVNWQRTLIGRAGYYINIKVSSGNADEILIANSSFWQSKDGGKTFKAVPWGGDTHDIWIDPKDPDSFALTDDAGAHITLNHGKSFTQVSLPNGQMYHVAVDARVPYWIYSNRQDNSFPMRGASDAPIRNFERRRPEPPADTIHADSMRRDSTIRRGAARDTTAGEGRRRAPATSENPEFPPQSFGNVYSRTPWENGLGGCESGFTLPDKANTDIVWASCYGNEVTRYDARTKLAHSVSPWVHTLDSPPDKTKYRCHWTPPLAIDPFDTKTVYYGCQVIFRTSDAGQHWTVISPDLSTRDPSRIVSSGGIVADNLGQFYGEVVFAIAPSEIKRGLIWAGTNDGQVWYTSDAGGHWNNVTANMKGLPPWGTIRRIEPSHFDPATAYVAIDFHIMDNRKPYIYKTTDYGHTWTNITSDLPNDHPLAYVMTIAENPDRKGMLFAGTGNAFYYSVNDGAHWTKFNAGLPAAPVTWIAVPKKWNDVVVSTYGRGLYILRDVTALEQGASATPAAPRLFAPHLAFRQSRSGRADFTFELPQAQDSVGVEVLDASGTPIRTFHLRARAGLNRVPWDLRYEAAPQVVLRTVAPDNPHIFADPRFAGSSTRPVLHWGIEAPVRTGPIASPGKYSVRLTASGKSWTQPFEVIRDPDMPSPTADLVASTQTQLRIRNDMTEAVNMINHIESMRKTIADERAANTGKSDVVADLDRLNNQMLGVELQLLTRSDMQSDDKYYVEQFKVYMNLVWLSGEVGSGAGDVAGGADYRPTSQSLEVLSGIERDLAAARASYTTLVDRDVPAFNSRMQGKVGAIPTSFGSGGRR; encoded by the coding sequence ATGCACAATCGCTCGATTTTCCTGATCGCCGCAACTATCGGAATAGCGACAACGCTTGGCCCTGCGTCCGCAGTGGCGCAGCGTACGGGTCCGCCAAATCGCGGGCTTGAAACGGAACCGTTTGCTTTCGAGTACATGGGGCCGGCGAACGGTGGCCGCATCGCTTCGGTGTCGGGCGTCGCGGGTGATCCGCGTACGTGGTACATGGGCTCGGCGTCGGGCGGTGTGTGGAAGTCGAGCGATAGCGGGCGCACCTTCGTGCCAGTGTTTGACAGTATGGATGTTCAGGCGATCGGTGCGCTCGCCACTGCTCCGTCGGAACCCGGCACCGTATGGGCCGGGACCGGCGAGGCGTGGGCGATTCGTGATGCGGACGTCATGGGTGATGGGATTTACAAGTCCACGGATGCGGGCAAGACGTGGAAGAACATGGGCTTGCGCGAGACGGGGCGAATTGGCCGGATCATAGTCAATCCGACCAATGCGAACATCGTATTCGTCTGCGCGCTCGGACGCACGACCGGCCCGCAGCAGGAGCGCGGAGTGTATCGCACGACTGATGGGGGCAAGTCGTGGACACGCGTGCTGTTTGTCGACGATGGCACGGGATGCTCCGGGTTGTCGATGGATGCGCACGATCCGAACGTTGTATTTGCAGGAATGTGGCAGGTCGTGATGCACACCTGGGTAATGTTGGGCGGTGGTCCATCGAGCGGACTCTACGTCACGCGCGATGGCGGCAACACGTGGAGCAAGCTCACCGATCCGGGTCTTCCGAAGTCACCGCTTGGCAAGATCGATGTCGCTGTTGCGCCGACCAATTCGAATCGCGTCTATGCACTGATACAGACCGCTGATCAGGGATCCGTCTGGCGATCCGATGATGCCGGACGCACGTGGAAGAACGTGAACTGGCAGCGAACACTCATAGGCCGCGCCGGCTACTACATCAACATCAAGGTGTCCAGCGGGAACGCGGATGAAATACTCATTGCCAACAGCAGCTTCTGGCAATCGAAGGATGGCGGGAAGACGTTCAAGGCAGTGCCGTGGGGCGGCGATACGCACGACATCTGGATCGATCCAAAGGACCCGGACAGCTTTGCGCTGACGGATGACGCTGGCGCGCACATCACGCTCAATCACGGGAAGAGCTTCACGCAGGTATCGCTTCCCAACGGGCAGATGTACCACGTCGCCGTCGATGCCAGGGTGCCGTACTGGATCTATTCCAACCGGCAGGACAACAGCTTTCCGATGCGCGGCGCGAGCGACGCACCAATTCGCAATTTCGAGCGCCGCCGTCCGGAGCCGCCAGCCGACACGATCCACGCCGACAGCATGCGAAGGGATTCGACGATCCGGCGCGGAGCGGCTCGTGACACGACAGCGGGCGAGGGACGCCGTCGCGCTCCGGCTACGAGTGAGAATCCGGAATTTCCGCCGCAGAGCTTTGGCAATGTGTACAGCCGCACGCCATGGGAGAATGGACTTGGCGGATGCGAGTCGGGCTTCACGCTGCCGGACAAGGCAAACACCGACATAGTGTGGGCGAGCTGCTACGGAAACGAGGTCACTCGTTACGATGCACGCACCAAGCTTGCGCACTCGGTAAGTCCCTGGGTTCACACACTCGATTCTCCGCCCGACAAGACGAAGTATCGCTGTCACTGGACGCCGCCGCTCGCCATCGATCCATTCGATACCAAGACCGTGTATTACGGCTGCCAGGTGATCTTCCGCACTTCGGATGCGGGACAGCACTGGACCGTGATCAGTCCGGATCTCTCGACGCGCGATCCTTCGCGCATCGTGTCGTCCGGCGGAATCGTTGCCGACAACCTCGGACAGTTCTACGGCGAGGTTGTATTCGCGATTGCTCCATCGGAGATCAAGCGTGGCCTGATCTGGGCTGGTACGAACGACGGGCAGGTATGGTACACTTCGGACGCTGGCGGTCACTGGAACAACGTCACGGCCAACATGAAGGGATTGCCGCCGTGGGGAACGATCCGGAGGATCGAGCCGTCGCACTTCGATCCCGCGACGGCATACGTGGCGATCGATTTCCACATCATGGATAACCGCAAGCCGTACATCTACAAGACGACCGACTACGGACACACGTGGACCAACATCACGTCGGATCTCCCGAACGATCACCCGCTCGCGTACGTGATGACGATCGCGGAGAATCCGGACAGGAAGGGGATGTTGTTTGCGGGAACGGGGAACGCGTTCTACTACTCGGTGAACGACGGCGCGCACTGGACGAAGTTCAACGCCGGTCTCCCGGCGGCGCCGGTGACGTGGATAGCCGTTCCGAAGAAATGGAACGACGTCGTCGTGTCGACGTATGGACGTGGGCTGTACATTCTGCGCGACGTTACTGCGCTGGAGCAGGGAGCGTCCGCGACGCCGGCGGCGCCACGTCTCTTCGCGCCGCATCTGGCATTTCGCCAGTCACGGTCCGGCCGCGCCGACTTCACCTTCGAGCTACCACAGGCGCAGGACAGCGTGGGCGTCGAAGTGCTGGATGCATCAGGCACCCCGATTCGCACGTTCCATCTCAGAGCTCGTGCAGGACTCAATCGCGTGCCGTGGGATCTGCGCTACGAAGCAGCGCCGCAGGTCGTGCTGCGCACGGTCGCTCCTGACAACCCGCACATCTTTGCCGATCCGCGATTCGCCGGAAGCTCGACTCGGCCCGTGTTGCACTGGGGAATCGAAGCTCCTGTGCGGACTGGCCCGATCGCATCACCGGGCAAGTATTCAGTGCGGCTCACGGCGTCGGGAAAGAGCTGGACTCAGCCGTTCGAAGTGATTCGCGACCCGGACATGCCATCGCCGACAGCGGACCTCGTTGCATCGACCCAGACCCAGCTGCGGATTCGCAACGACATGACCGAGGCGGTGAACATGATCAACCACATCGAGTCGATGCGGAAGACCATCGCCGACGAGCGCGCCGCCAATACGGGCAAATCGGACGTCGTTGCGGACCTGGATCGTCTGAACAACCAGATGCTCGGCGTCGAGCTGCAATTATTGACGCGCTCGGACATGCAGAGCGATGACAAGTATTACGTCGAGCAATTCAAGGTATACATGAACCTGGTCTGGCTCTCGGGCGAGGTGGGTAGCGGTGCTGGCGACGTTGCCGGCGGGGCGGATTATCGGCCCACATCGCAGTCGCTCGAAGTGCTGAGCGGGATCGAGCGGGATCTGGCCGCGGCACGGGCCAGCTATACGACCCTGGTCGATCGCGACGTACCGGCGTTCAACAGCCGGATGCAGGGAAAGGTGGGGGCGATCCCCACGTCGTTCGGCAGCGGCGGCCGCCGGTAG
- a CDS encoding SusD/RagB family nutrient-binding outer membrane lipoprotein, with translation MKRYIRSAALAAAIPVVVASCGDNYLKCADCITSPNAPTAATSTQRLVAVQAKLTQFLNGNLPRVVSMWMQQMAGTQLQYQVQDLYVLDGGSGDFSMPYTGGGLIDIRSIEANSAASGDKIFLGIAQTLKAWEIGTLADVWGDVPYSQAAKADSFPTPKYDPQQVVYDSVLATLDQAIANLSGATGVGPGAAEIVYKGNPALWLQLAHTLKARFYLHLAERDPTNYAKALTEANLGISSNAADYITYQTSNANEQNDWYQFMLTGTRTGFMRAGKYQVDLLKSLGDPRLAEYYQIAAGATDYIGASPGQGLAGNMSTISAKRLAPDYRQPLVTYNENLLIKAEALFQLGNTQAALDTLNRERAAWATATPWHSALTLPAIAGPVSLASIMQEKYITLFQNVEAWNDYKRTCLPALVPANGAASLPGRMLYTNSERQTNPNVPADPTLNWNDPHACGA, from the coding sequence GTGAAGCGATACATCAGAAGTGCGGCACTGGCGGCGGCGATTCCAGTCGTCGTTGCGAGCTGCGGCGATAACTATCTCAAGTGCGCCGACTGCATCACCAGTCCAAACGCACCGACAGCAGCAACTTCCACGCAGCGTCTCGTCGCTGTGCAGGCGAAGCTCACACAGTTTCTCAACGGCAACCTGCCACGCGTGGTATCCATGTGGATGCAGCAGATGGCAGGGACGCAGCTGCAGTATCAGGTGCAGGATCTGTACGTTCTGGACGGCGGTAGTGGCGACTTCAGCATGCCGTACACCGGCGGCGGGCTGATCGACATCCGCTCGATCGAGGCAAACTCGGCCGCGTCTGGGGACAAGATATTTCTTGGCATAGCGCAGACGCTCAAGGCATGGGAGATTGGGACGCTCGCCGACGTATGGGGCGACGTGCCGTACAGCCAGGCGGCCAAGGCCGATTCGTTCCCGACGCCAAAGTACGATCCGCAGCAGGTCGTGTACGACAGTGTGCTGGCAACGCTGGATCAGGCGATTGCGAATCTGAGTGGCGCTACGGGAGTCGGGCCAGGCGCCGCGGAGATTGTCTACAAGGGGAATCCAGCTCTCTGGTTGCAGCTTGCGCACACGCTCAAGGCCCGCTTCTATCTGCATCTGGCCGAGCGGGATCCCACGAACTATGCAAAGGCGCTGACCGAGGCCAATCTGGGCATCTCGAGCAACGCGGCTGACTACATCACCTACCAGACGAGCAACGCGAACGAGCAGAATGACTGGTATCAGTTCATGCTCACCGGAACGCGTACCGGCTTCATGCGCGCCGGCAAGTATCAGGTAGACCTGCTCAAGAGCCTCGGTGATCCACGGCTTGCCGAGTATTACCAGATTGCGGCTGGCGCGACAGATTACATCGGCGCGTCGCCGGGACAGGGGCTCGCGGGAAACATGTCCACGATCAGCGCGAAGCGACTTGCGCCTGATTATCGCCAACCGCTCGTCACATACAACGAGAATCTGTTGATCAAGGCGGAGGCGTTGTTCCAGCTGGGTAACACTCAGGCAGCGCTCGATACGCTCAACCGTGAGCGTGCCGCATGGGCCACCGCGACACCGTGGCACTCGGCGTTGACGCTTCCGGCAATAGCGGGGCCCGTATCGCTCGCCAGCATCATGCAGGAGAAGTACATCACTCTGTTCCAGAACGTCGAGGCGTGGAACGACTACAAGCGCACGTGCCTGCCCGCGCTCGTACCGGCGAATGGTGCGGCGTCGCTGCCTGGCCGAATGCTCTACACGAATTCAGAGCGTCAGACGAATCCGAACGTCCCTGCGGATCCGACGCTCAACTGGAACGATCCGCACGCGTGCGGCGCCTGA
- a CDS encoding SusC/RagA family TonB-linked outer membrane protein codes for MRATVWLVLPLCIGAEIAPQRAAAQQTGTTIVGVVTTDKGVPLQAAEVVVQTMGLGAATRADGHYTITVSAARSLGQKVTLTARLIGFAPKSVQITLSPGTVTQNFSLASNPLRLGEVVVTGAGTSSTREKLGNVINSVDSTAIAKSNESNVVNALAAKAPGVSVVSESGVPGSSAYIRIRGIKSLSGDGQPLFVVDGVPIDNTTNVNGSNLTGSNTPNRASDINPDDIASVDILKGAAAAAIYGARASNGVVLITTKSGQAGPTRYSLNSSYSVDDVNHSIPLQTKYGQGSLGKPGACSTPDCSAASGSWGPALSGVPTYDHFSELFHTGHTTNNHITISGGNERTTFFASGGRDAQNGVIIGPNNYYDRTDVRLKATHQVFDNFKLGGNISFADDRGASILRGGSVSGLMLGALRTPPDFNQFPYLSTTTGLQRSYRFPDPSPASLTRSRGYDNPLFAVYENPSTEETNRTIANLTADWQPKSWLRLAENLGGDYFGDTQLTGESFTASESPLGLVRRADLMHLQIDQNLIATATHTFNSNVSGTLTVGNNVNSRRGREVDATGNGLIAPSPFSLNNTVTQLATEYDYVIHALSYFGEATVDLYNQLYLTGAVRNDGFSTFGASNPRASYPKASLAWTFTNALGNTDHRGLLSYGKVRASYGETGKEPNVYSTLSTLGRATFASGYTDQLSSTQGGYGGLVTSGTQGNNNLRPERQKEFETGLDVGLFNQMADAGITYYRDNSTDVILSVPRPSTTGFSAQLLNGAAILNRGWEATLNVRPITTQKLTWEIGGQWAQNETRVLSLNGATYIGAGGGTFSEAQPSATVGGTFAFRGLGYVRCGVTTSTNLKDPAGHPVDLASACAGAPRGALYIGASGFPVNDPVNRVIGDPNPHWTGNMHTTVHFGSWALSALLDHKQGGMVANMTKGALNNFGTSIETEQRDVTRTFGVDFMPGATVGPGKGTPVQIGQSWYTGLGSIYSGIGEPFMEDGTYTKLRELSVTYSLTGAFVRHAGFSSADLRISGRNLHTWTKYSGIDPETNLAGADALVQGYDFFNMPQTRSFVFSVALNR; via the coding sequence ATGAGAGCTACGGTATGGTTGGTGTTGCCGCTCTGTATTGGCGCGGAGATCGCGCCCCAGCGCGCAGCCGCGCAGCAAACTGGAACCACGATCGTCGGCGTGGTCACAACAGACAAGGGCGTGCCGCTTCAGGCTGCGGAAGTCGTGGTGCAGACGATGGGACTCGGCGCGGCGACGCGCGCTGACGGTCACTACACCATAACCGTGTCTGCCGCTCGATCGCTCGGGCAGAAGGTCACGCTCACCGCGCGACTCATCGGTTTCGCACCGAAATCAGTCCAGATCACACTCAGCCCCGGGACTGTAACGCAGAACTTCAGTCTTGCGAGCAATCCACTGCGTCTTGGCGAGGTGGTCGTCACCGGCGCCGGCACGAGCAGCACGCGCGAGAAGCTGGGTAACGTGATCAACTCCGTCGACTCGACAGCCATTGCCAAGAGCAACGAGTCGAATGTGGTCAACGCACTTGCAGCCAAGGCGCCCGGTGTGTCGGTCGTATCCGAATCGGGCGTGCCCGGATCGTCGGCGTACATCCGCATTCGCGGCATCAAGTCGCTATCGGGTGACGGACAGCCACTGTTCGTGGTCGATGGAGTGCCGATCGACAACACGACCAACGTCAATGGCAGCAACCTCACTGGCTCGAACACGCCGAACCGTGCGTCGGATATCAACCCCGACGACATCGCATCGGTCGACATACTCAAAGGCGCCGCAGCGGCCGCCATCTACGGCGCGCGCGCATCCAACGGTGTCGTGCTCATCACAACGAAATCGGGACAGGCGGGCCCGACGCGTTACTCGTTGAATTCGAGCTATTCCGTGGACGACGTCAACCACAGCATCCCGTTGCAGACCAAGTATGGCCAGGGCAGCCTTGGCAAACCTGGCGCATGCTCGACACCAGACTGCTCCGCGGCGAGCGGCTCGTGGGGACCGGCGCTCTCGGGAGTTCCGACGTACGATCACTTCAGCGAGCTGTTCCACACCGGTCATACGACGAACAACCACATCACGATATCGGGTGGAAACGAGCGCACCACGTTCTTCGCATCCGGCGGGCGCGATGCGCAGAACGGCGTGATCATCGGCCCGAACAATTACTACGACAGAACCGACGTGCGTCTCAAGGCGACGCACCAGGTCTTCGACAATTTCAAGCTTGGCGGCAACATCTCGTTCGCGGATGACCGCGGTGCATCGATCCTTCGTGGCGGGTCGGTGTCCGGTCTGATGCTGGGCGCACTGCGGACGCCGCCGGACTTCAATCAGTTCCCGTATCTCTCGACGACGACGGGGCTGCAACGTTCATATCGTTTTCCCGACCCATCGCCGGCATCGCTCACGCGGTCGCGTGGTTATGACAACCCGCTGTTCGCCGTATACGAGAATCCGAGCACGGAAGAGACGAACCGCACGATCGCCAATCTCACCGCCGACTGGCAGCCAAAGAGCTGGCTGCGCCTGGCGGAGAATCTGGGCGGCGACTACTTCGGCGACACGCAGCTCACGGGCGAGTCGTTCACCGCGAGCGAATCGCCACTCGGTCTCGTCAGACGCGCAGATCTGATGCACCTCCAGATCGACCAGAATCTCATCGCAACCGCAACGCACACCTTCAATTCCAACGTGAGCGGCACGTTGACGGTTGGGAACAACGTCAACAGCCGGCGGGGTCGCGAAGTGGATGCGACCGGCAACGGACTCATCGCACCGTCGCCGTTCTCTCTGAACAACACGGTGACGCAGCTCGCGACGGAATACGACTACGTGATCCATGCACTGTCGTATTTCGGCGAGGCGACTGTCGATCTCTACAACCAGTTGTATCTCACTGGCGCCGTTCGAAACGACGGGTTCTCGACGTTCGGCGCGAGCAATCCGCGTGCGTCGTACCCCAAGGCGAGCCTCGCCTGGACGTTCACGAATGCACTGGGCAATACCGACCATCGCGGACTGCTCAGCTACGGCAAGGTGCGCGCGTCGTACGGCGAGACGGGCAAGGAGCCGAACGTCTACTCCACTCTTTCGACACTCGGTCGTGCGACCTTCGCCAGCGGCTACACCGATCAGCTGTCATCGACGCAGGGTGGCTACGGCGGTCTGGTTACCTCTGGCACACAGGGCAACAACAACCTCAGGCCCGAGCGCCAGAAGGAGTTCGAGACAGGTCTCGACGTTGGTCTGTTCAATCAGATGGCGGACGCAGGCATCACGTATTATCGCGACAACTCGACGGACGTCATCCTGAGTGTGCCGCGTCCATCCACGACGGGCTTCTCGGCGCAGCTTCTCAATGGAGCGGCGATCCTCAACCGCGGTTGGGAGGCTACACTGAACGTGCGGCCGATAACGACGCAGAAGCTGACGTGGGAAATTGGTGGTCAGTGGGCACAGAATGAAACTCGCGTTCTCAGCCTCAACGGTGCCACGTACATTGGCGCTGGTGGCGGAACGTTCTCCGAAGCACAGCCTTCAGCAACAGTCGGTGGAACATTCGCGTTCCGCGGACTGGGCTACGTTCGCTGCGGCGTCACCACGAGCACCAATCTGAAGGATCCCGCCGGTCATCCGGTCGACCTTGCGTCAGCGTGCGCGGGTGCGCCGCGAGGCGCGTTGTACATCGGAGCGTCGGGCTTCCCGGTGAACGATCCTGTGAATCGTGTAATCGGCGATCCCAATCCGCACTGGACCGGCAACATGCACACGACCGTCCACTTCGGAAGCTGGGCGCTGTCGGCGCTGCTCGACCACAAGCAGGGTGGTATGGTCGCTAACATGACCAAGGGTGCACTCAACAACTTCGGGACGTCCATTGAAACAGAGCAGCGCGACGTCACCCGCACCTTCGGAGTGGACTTCATGCCGGGAGCAACGGTGGGACCGGGCAAGGGCACTCCTGTTCAGATCGGGCAGTCATGGTACACGGGGCTTGGAAGCATCTACTCCGGAATTGGCGAGCCGTTCATGGAGGATGGCACATACACCAAGCTGCGCGAGTTGTCGGTGACATACTCGCTCACCGGCGCATTCGTGCGCCATGCCGGGTTCAGCAGCGCCGACCTTCGGATTTCGGGGCGCAATCTGCACACGTGGACGAAGTACTCGGGCATCGATCCCGAAACCAATCTCGCTGGAGCAGACGCGCTGGTGCAGGGCTATGACTTCTTCAACATGCCGCAGACGCGATCGTTCGTGTTTTCAGTCGCTCTGAACCGCTGA
- a CDS encoding beta-galactosidase family protein: MRLSDAFGRFWVVMACLVGMAQPSAAQKPATHSFQIAKGAFLLDGKPLQIISGELHYARIPREYWRHRLRMARAMGLNTIATYVFWNYHEVRPGVFDFHTGNRDLGAFIRIAQEEGLWVILRPGPYVCAEWDFGGLPSYLLKTPAVAVRSNDPRYMKAAQRYIDAMAKEIRPLLVTHGGPILMVQVENEYGSFGSDASYKEATRRMLVDAGIDVPLFTADGDWLLQKGGIPGVFAAANGEMNYDSLTKRVDAFNGGAGPYMVAELYPGWLTHWGEPFPVTPVDSFLPAYDSLLKRGVSINLYMFHGGTNFGFTSGANYTKAMPIEPSMTSYDYDAPLSEAGWATPKYYALRDVIRRNVSYAIPDVPDSLPVIAVPPVHLTAVSDLFGIVDHVTPVNSSQPMSFEDLDQSSGYVLYRHRSASAMHGVLNVPGLRDYAAVFVDGRRVATLDRRTKNFSCAVDVPAGGRLDILVENMGRINYGSALVSDRKGIVQPVTIESAAITGWSMYRLPFASVPSRRNAKRAVGATAGMPTLYRGSFTLDRTGDTFLDMREWNKGIVFVNGINVGRYWNSGPQQTLYLPGAWLRRGRNDVVVFELSGHGGASEISGLTRPILTQLNTESHPQ; the protein is encoded by the coding sequence ATGCGACTATCTGACGCCTTTGGACGTTTCTGGGTCGTGATGGCGTGCCTCGTCGGCATGGCCCAGCCGTCCGCAGCTCAGAAACCAGCCACGCATTCCTTCCAGATCGCGAAGGGCGCGTTTCTGCTCGACGGAAAGCCGCTCCAGATCATATCGGGCGAGCTGCACTATGCACGCATCCCTCGCGAGTACTGGCGCCATCGCCTCAGGATGGCCAGGGCGATGGGTCTCAACACCATCGCCACCTACGTGTTCTGGAATTATCACGAAGTGCGGCCCGGCGTATTCGACTTCCACACCGGGAATCGTGATCTCGGCGCGTTCATCAGGATCGCGCAGGAGGAAGGCCTGTGGGTGATTCTGCGTCCGGGACCGTACGTCTGCGCCGAATGGGACTTCGGAGGATTGCCATCGTATCTGCTCAAGACGCCGGCGGTGGCTGTACGCAGCAACGATCCGCGCTACATGAAAGCCGCGCAACGGTACATCGACGCGATGGCGAAGGAGATACGGCCATTACTCGTTACGCACGGCGGCCCGATTCTCATGGTGCAGGTGGAGAACGAGTACGGCTCGTTCGGCTCAGACGCCAGCTACAAGGAAGCGACTCGCAGAATGCTGGTCGACGCCGGCATCGATGTGCCACTGTTCACAGCCGATGGCGATTGGCTGTTGCAGAAGGGCGGAATTCCCGGCGTGTTCGCGGCTGCGAACGGCGAGATGAATTACGACAGTCTCACCAAGCGAGTCGACGCGTTCAACGGTGGCGCCGGTCCGTACATGGTCGCGGAGCTTTACCCGGGCTGGCTCACTCACTGGGGGGAGCCGTTTCCCGTCACACCTGTCGACAGTTTTCTTCCCGCGTACGACAGTCTGCTGAAGCGGGGGGTGAGCATCAATCTGTACATGTTTCACGGCGGCACCAACTTCGGTTTTACGTCCGGCGCCAACTACACAAAGGCGATGCCGATCGAGCCGAGTATGACGAGTTATGATTACGACGCACCGCTGTCCGAGGCTGGATGGGCGACTCCCAAGTATTACGCGTTGCGGGACGTGATACGGCGGAACGTGTCGTACGCCATTCCGGATGTGCCGGATTCATTGCCAGTGATAGCAGTGCCGCCAGTTCATCTCACGGCTGTGAGTGATCTCTTCGGCATCGTCGATCATGTCACACCGGTGAATTCGAGTCAGCCGATGTCGTTCGAGGATCTCGATCAGTCCAGTGGATACGTGCTGTATCGCCACCGATCCGCGAGTGCAATGCATGGCGTTCTGAACGTGCCGGGTCTGCGCGATTACGCAGCAGTATTCGTGGATGGGCGTCGCGTTGCGACACTCGATCGCCGCACGAAGAACTTCTCCTGTGCAGTGGATGTTCCTGCGGGTGGCCGGCTGGACATTCTGGTCGAGAACATGGGGCGAATCAACTATGGGTCGGCACTCGTGAGTGACCGGAAGGGAATAGTTCAGCCCGTGACGATTGAGAGTGCGGCGATCACCGGCTGGTCGATGTATCGACTACCGTTCGCCAGCGTACCAAGTCGGCGAAATGCCAAACGAGCGGTGGGTGCAACAGCGGGAATGCCGACTCTGTATCGGGGCAGCTTCACCCTCGATCGCACTGGCGACACGTTTCTCGACATGCGGGAATGGAACAAGGGAATCGTTTTTGTGAACGGCATCAACGTCGGCAGATACTGGAATTCCGGTCCGCAGCAGACTTTGTACCTTCCGGGTGCATGGCTACGGCGCGGGCGAAATGACGTGGTTGTGTTCGAGCTGAGCGGTCACGGTGGCGCGTCTGAAATCTCCGGGCTGACACGGCCGATTCTGACACAACTAAACACGGAATCACATCCTCAATAG